One part of the Desulfonema ishimotonii genome encodes these proteins:
- the mqnE gene encoding aminofutalosine synthase MqnE, which yields MDITFIDQKLYEIKEKISSGRRLGYEDGLALYNSPDLIGVGYLADRVRREQHGQAAYYVYNQHINYTNVCINRCRFCAFARDKAENGAYTYSLDEVRERLMARIDEPIRELHIVGGLNPALPFEYYLDLLGIVREIRPQATIKAFTAVEIDYLSQISGLSLEKTIATLKDAGLGMIPGGGAEVMNDRIWAELFPRKINSERWLEVMEHLHRAGLTANATMLYGHIETIEERVRHLIRLRELQDRTGGFSAFIPLAFHSRNTTLSHLPPTTGTDDLKNVAVARLMLDNFDHIKAYWVMIGEKLAQVALSFGADDLDGTIVEEKITHMAGASSPKGLTRERMEHLIRSAGFTPVERDSFYNPVRPDGEREAALG from the coding sequence ATGGATATCACCTTTATAGATCAAAAACTTTATGAAATAAAAGAAAAAATTTCATCCGGGCGGCGTCTCGGTTATGAAGACGGCCTTGCGCTCTACAACAGCCCCGACCTCATCGGGGTGGGCTATCTGGCCGATCGGGTGCGCCGTGAACAGCACGGGCAGGCGGCGTATTATGTTTACAACCAGCACATCAACTACACCAACGTCTGTATCAACCGCTGCCGCTTCTGCGCCTTTGCGCGGGACAAGGCCGAAAACGGCGCATACACCTATTCGCTCGACGAGGTGCGGGAGCGGCTCATGGCGCGGATTGACGAGCCGATCCGCGAACTGCACATCGTGGGCGGCCTCAACCCGGCCCTGCCCTTTGAATATTACCTGGACCTGCTCGGCATCGTCCGGGAAATCCGCCCCCAGGCCACCATCAAGGCCTTTACGGCGGTGGAGATCGACTATCTCTCCCAGATCTCCGGCCTGTCGCTGGAAAAAACCATTGCCACGCTTAAAGACGCCGGGCTGGGGATGATCCCCGGTGGCGGGGCCGAGGTGATGAACGACCGGATATGGGCCGAACTTTTCCCCCGGAAGATCAACAGCGAACGCTGGCTGGAGGTGATGGAACACCTTCACCGGGCCGGGCTGACCGCCAACGCCACCATGCTCTACGGCCACATTGAAACCATAGAGGAACGGGTCCGGCACCTGATCCGGCTGCGGGAGCTTCAGGATCGCACCGGCGGCTTTTCGGCCTTTATCCCCCTCGCCTTTCACTCCCGGAACACAACGCTTTCCCATCTGCCGCCCACGACCGGTACGGACGATCTGAAAAATGTTGCCGTGGCCCGCCTGATGCTCGACAATTTCGATCACATCAAGGCCTACTGGGTGATGATCGGCGAAAAGCTGGCCCAGGTGGCGCTCAGCTTCGGCGCGGACGATCTCGACGGCACCATTGTTGAGGAGAAGATCACCCACATGGCCGGGGCCAGCTCCCCCAAAGGGCTGACCCGTGAGCGGATGGAACACCTGATCCGGTCCGCCGGGTTCACGCCGGTGGAGCGGGATTCTTTTTACAATCCGGTGAGGCCGGACGGCGAAAGGGAGGCGGCCCTTGGGTAA
- a CDS encoding aspartate/glutamate racemase family protein — MTIAYGGRTCFGHAIGIIMLDTVFPRIPGDIGNAATFPFPVLYRIVRGASPQRVVKAADPALLGPFIEAARELEKEGVSAIATSCGFLAVFHRELTDAVRIPVFTSSLLQARTAFSVIGKDRKVGVLTARRQSLTEQHLAGVGIEALPLVIEGMETADEFTAVFIEGKTELDVEKCEGEMIAAAGRLIRAAPETGAIVLECTNMPPFARAVQRAVRLPVFDAVTMVKYAHAVVCQQAYPAPL; from the coding sequence ATGACAATAGCTTACGGCGGTCGGACCTGCTTCGGCCATGCCATCGGCATTATTATGCTGGATACCGTATTCCCCAGGATTCCCGGCGATATCGGTAACGCGGCGACGTTTCCTTTTCCCGTACTCTACCGGATTGTCCGGGGCGCATCGCCCCAGCGGGTGGTGAAAGCTGCTGACCCGGCACTGCTTGGCCCGTTTATCGAAGCGGCCCGCGAACTGGAAAAAGAAGGCGTCAGCGCCATTGCCACCAGTTGCGGATTTCTGGCGGTTTTTCACCGGGAGCTGACCGATGCCGTCCGCATCCCCGTCTTCACCTCAAGCCTTTTGCAGGCCCGGACCGCCTTTTCGGTCATCGGCAAAGACCGGAAGGTCGGCGTTCTCACCGCCCGGCGTCAGTCGCTGACAGAACAGCATCTGGCCGGGGTGGGCATTGAGGCGTTGCCCCTGGTTATTGAGGGCATGGAGACGGCTGACGAATTTACCGCTGTTTTCATTGAGGGGAAGACGGAACTGGATGTTGAAAAATGTGAAGGGGAAATGATCGCCGCAGCCGGTCGGCTGATCCGTGCCGCGCCTGAAACCGGGGCGATTGTCCTGGAATGCACCAACATGCCCCCCTTTGCCAGGGCTGTTCAGAGGGCGGTGAGACTGCCGGTGTTTGACGCCGTTACGATGGTGAAATATGCCCACGCCGTCGTATGTCAGCAGGCGTATCCGGCCCCGCTGTAA
- a CDS encoding LysE family translocator has translation MENQLWTYLIAITLLTMTPGVDTLLIIRNTTRGGLRDGAVSSVGICTGLFVHATVSAVGISVILLQSALAFSALKLAGAGYLVWLGLISLRSALGNSDAPDLTRQNFVLRRFSARRSLTEGFLSNVLNPKTIVFYMAFLPQFIDPSRSALQQSLFLAGLHFAIAMIWQCLLASVVDQASGWLSHRRVRRTMDGLTGSVMMALGIRLAMER, from the coding sequence ATGGAAAACCAACTCTGGACCTATCTGATTGCCATTACCCTGCTGACCATGACGCCGGGGGTGGACACGTTGCTGATTATTCGGAACACCACCCGCGGCGGCCTGCGGGACGGGGCTGTGAGCAGCGTCGGCATCTGCACCGGCCTGTTTGTCCACGCCACGGTTTCAGCCGTCGGCATTTCCGTGATCCTGCTTCAGTCCGCACTCGCCTTCAGCGCCCTGAAACTGGCCGGGGCCGGCTATCTGGTCTGGCTGGGACTGATCAGCCTGCGCAGCGCCCTGGGAAATAGCGATGCCCCTGACCTGACCCGTCAGAATTTTGTCCTCCGCCGCTTCAGCGCACGGCGTTCGCTGACCGAGGGCTTTCTGTCCAATGTGCTGAATCCGAAAACCATCGTCTTTTACATGGCCTTTCTGCCGCAGTTTATCGACCCGTCGCGGTCGGCCCTGCAACAGTCCCTGTTTCTGGCCGGACTCCATTTTGCCATTGCAATGATCTGGCAGTGCCTGCTGGCGTCTGTCGTCGATCAGGCCAGCGGCTGGCTCAGCCACCGCAGGGTCCGCCGGACAATGGACGGCCTGACCGGCTCCGTTATGATGGCACTCGGCATCCGGCTGGCGATGGAGCGGTAA
- the thiM gene encoding hydroxyethylthiazole kinase: protein MNRFADRAAETLAAVRENRPLIHNITNFVVMNYTANALLAMGASPVMAHGINEVEEMAALAGALVLNIGTLTEEWVAAMIRAGKKASELGKPVVLDPVGAGATRLRTASAKQIIEQVRVRTVRGNASEILALETRDATTRGVDSVHSVEDVAGTGSAMADALKTTLAITGPTDFITDGNRVLRVANGHPLMARITGTGCTATAIVGAFSAIDDDPVCAAASALAFFGLAGEVAAQHASAPGSCMIQLLDALYTVTPEDLKAGARIREAR from the coding sequence ATGAACAGATTTGCAGACCGTGCCGCCGAAACCCTTGCCGCGGTGCGGGAGAACCGGCCACTGATTCACAATATCACCAATTTTGTGGTCATGAACTACACCGCAAACGCCCTGCTGGCAATGGGCGCATCACCGGTCATGGCCCACGGCATCAACGAAGTGGAGGAAATGGCGGCCCTGGCCGGTGCGCTGGTTCTCAACATCGGCACGCTGACCGAGGAATGGGTGGCCGCCATGATCCGGGCGGGGAAAAAGGCGTCGGAGCTGGGAAAACCGGTGGTTCTCGACCCGGTGGGGGCCGGTGCCACAAGGCTCAGAACCGCCTCGGCAAAACAGATTATCGAGCAGGTTCGCGTTCGCACCGTCCGGGGAAACGCCTCCGAAATTCTGGCGCTTGAGACCCGTGACGCCACGACCCGCGGCGTGGATTCGGTTCATTCGGTTGAAGATGTGGCCGGGACCGGCAGTGCAATGGCCGATGCGCTGAAGACCACCCTGGCCATCACCGGGCCGACCGATTTTATTACCGATGGCAATCGCGTACTCCGGGTGGCCAACGGCCATCCCCTCATGGCGCGGATTACCGGGACCGGCTGCACGGCCACAGCGATTGTCGGCGCGTTTTCAGCCATTGACGATGATCCGGTCTGTGCGGCGGCCTCCGCCCTGGCGTTTTTCGGGCTGGCCGGAGAGGTGGCCGCACAACACGCATCCGCGCCCGGCTCCTGCATGATTCAGCTACTGGACGCTCTTTATACGGTCACACCGGAAGACCTGAAGGCCGGGGCCAGAATCCGGGAAGCGCGGTAA
- the mqnC gene encoding cyclic dehypoxanthinyl futalosine synthase, translating to MDNMEQVIEKASAHKRLTEDEALLLLREASLLTLGSLAHRIRLKRHPEPLVTFVVDRNINYTNVCMSGCRFCAFYRSAGHEEAYIISEESLRRKIRETLDLGGTQILLQGGMHPDLGLDYYINLLTFIHENFDIHVHGFSPPEIHFMAEKSGLSLEETLKRLMAAGLNSVPGGGAEILVDEVRREISPNKCSAGQWLEVMRTAHRLGLRTTATMMFGHVEKTEHIIEHLMKIRDLQDETGGFTAFIPWTFQPDNTRIRVTPRTSVEYLRVLALSRIVLDNVDNVQASWVTQGDKIAQVALSFGANDLGSTMIEENVVAAAGVKFRLPKSEMVRLIRQAGFRAVQRDCFYNHLRTEIDTET from the coding sequence ATGGATAATATGGAACAGGTCATCGAAAAGGCGTCGGCCCATAAGCGGCTGACGGAAGATGAGGCGCTTCTGCTGCTCCGTGAGGCCAGCCTGCTGACTCTGGGGAGTCTGGCCCACCGCATCCGGCTGAAACGCCACCCGGAACCGCTGGTCACTTTTGTGGTGGACCGGAATATCAATTACACCAACGTCTGCATGTCCGGCTGCCGCTTCTGCGCCTTTTACCGATCCGCAGGCCACGAAGAGGCCTATATCATCTCGGAGGAGAGTCTCCGCCGGAAGATCCGGGAGACCCTGGATCTGGGCGGGACGCAGATTCTGCTTCAGGGCGGAATGCACCCCGATCTGGGGCTCGACTATTACATAAACCTGCTGACCTTTATCCACGAGAATTTTGACATTCACGTTCACGGGTTTTCACCGCCCGAAATCCATTTCATGGCCGAAAAGTCGGGCCTGTCCCTTGAAGAAACCCTGAAGCGGCTGATGGCTGCGGGGCTGAACTCCGTTCCCGGCGGCGGGGCGGAAATCCTGGTGGATGAGGTCCGCCGGGAAATTTCCCCGAACAAATGTTCTGCCGGGCAGTGGCTGGAGGTGATGCGGACGGCACACCGGCTGGGGCTGCGGACCACGGCCACCATGATGTTCGGCCATGTGGAAAAAACGGAACACATCATTGAACACCTGATGAAAATCCGCGACCTTCAGGATGAGACGGGCGGATTCACAGCCTTTATCCCCTGGACGTTCCAGCCGGACAACACCCGCATCCGGGTGACGCCCAGAACCTCGGTGGAATATCTGCGGGTGCTGGCCCTGTCGCGCATCGTGCTGGACAATGTGGACAACGTGCAGGCCTCCTGGGTGACGCAGGGCGACAAGATCGCACAGGTGGCGCTCTCCTTCGGGGCCAATGACCTGGGCAGCACCATGATCGAGGAGAACGTGGTGGCGGCTGCCGGCGTCAAATTCCGCCTGCCCAAATCCGAGATGGTCCGGCTGATCCGGCAGGCCGGGTTCCGGGCGGTGCAGCGGGACTGCTTTTACAACCACCTCAGAACCGAAATCGACACCGAAACCTGA
- a CDS encoding class I SAM-dependent methyltransferase, which translates to MGSDFYSEHAARLAAQYEGLAPEKIHAGWRRFIPPPKAVILDVGAGSGRDAVWLAGMGHEVFAAEPADGLRAEGMRRHPQSPVRWISDELPELARVRRIKAGFDLILLSAVWMHLPQPARCPALETLAGLLNPGGHVVIILRCGASPDAREMYPVSAPELGRMAVCVGLETVLAARPEPDGFNRAGVSWETVVLGNR; encoded by the coding sequence ATGGGGTCTGATTTTTATTCCGAACATGCGGCGCGTCTGGCCGCCCAATATGAGGGACTTGCCCCGGAGAAGATTCACGCGGGGTGGCGGCGTTTTATTCCGCCTCCCAAAGCCGTTATTCTGGATGTGGGGGCCGGGTCGGGCCGGGATGCGGTCTGGCTGGCCGGAATGGGACATGAGGTCTTTGCCGCAGAACCGGCGGACGGCCTGCGGGCCGAGGGAATGCGGCGTCATCCCCAAAGCCCCGTTCGCTGGATCAGCGACGAACTGCCGGAGCTGGCCCGGGTTCGCAGGATAAAGGCCGGATTTGACCTGATCCTGCTCAGCGCGGTGTGGATGCACCTTCCGCAGCCTGCCCGGTGTCCCGCCCTTGAAACCCTGGCCGGACTGCTGAATCCCGGCGGGCATGTGGTCATCATCCTGCGCTGCGGCGCATCCCCGGACGCACGGGAGATGTATCCGGTTTCCGCCCCCGAACTGGGGCGAATGGCCGTCTGCGTGGGCCTGGAAACCGTGCTGGCAGCCCGACCGGAACCGGACGGCTTCAACCGGGCCGGGGTTTCCTGGGAAACGGTGGTGCTGGGGAACAGGTAG
- a CDS encoding menaquinone biosynthetic enzyme MqnA/MqnD family protein — MNPQHKGKSPDTRPSVNVGQISYMNVAPVYYGLDNGDRPRWMALASAPPAILNTMLAEGRLDISPVSSAAYARNQDDWLLLPDLSISCFGQVMSVLLVSRHPFNQLSGRTVILTRDSATAAALTRYLFASRGIRPRIETGRVRCAGDLPDDADAALVIGDAALREKWAGGFSHVWDLGEMWRTRTGLPFVFALWAVRRAFAEKHPERVSAVAEQFHRSRCEGLGNISRILPRASRRLGIDEKMCRCYYDHLQYNLSPLQTEGLECFFEGLHRENIISRPVRLSFFSDPACVKEYAA; from the coding sequence ATGAATCCTCAGCATAAGGGGAAATCCCCGGACACACGCCCTTCCGTAAATGTCGGGCAGATCAGTTACATGAATGTCGCGCCGGTTTACTACGGCCTGGACAACGGCGACCGGCCCCGGTGGATGGCGCTGGCCAGCGCCCCACCCGCCATTCTGAACACCATGCTGGCAGAGGGCAGACTCGACATCAGCCCGGTTTCTTCCGCAGCCTACGCCCGGAACCAGGACGACTGGCTGCTGCTGCCGGATCTCTCCATTTCGTGCTTCGGACAGGTGATGAGTGTGCTGCTGGTGAGCCGCCACCCCTTTAATCAGCTCTCCGGCAGAACCGTCATCCTGACCCGCGATTCGGCCACGGCAGCAGCCCTGACCCGGTATCTGTTCGCCTCACGGGGCATCCGCCCCCGCATTGAAACCGGCAGGGTCCGGTGTGCCGGTGATCTCCCCGATGACGCGGACGCGGCCCTGGTGATCGGTGACGCAGCCCTCAGAGAAAAGTGGGCCGGCGGATTCAGCCATGTCTGGGATCTGGGCGAGATGTGGCGGACGCGGACCGGACTGCCTTTTGTTTTTGCCCTGTGGGCGGTCCGCAGGGCCTTTGCCGAGAAGCACCCGGAACGGGTTTCGGCGGTGGCAGAGCAGTTTCACCGCTCCCGGTGCGAGGGCCTCGGAAATATTTCCCGCATTCTCCCCCGCGCCTCCCGGCGGCTCGGCATTGATGAGAAGATGTGCCGCTGCTATTATGACCATCTGCAATACAACCTCTCGCCGTTGCAGACAGAGGGGCTGGAATGTTTTTTCGAGGGCCTGCACCGGGAAAACATCATCAGCAGGCCGGTCCGGCTCTCCTTTTTCAGCGATCCCGCCTGCGTAAAAGAGTACGCTGCCTGA
- a CDS encoding DMT family transporter, with product MLIYVKLLLTALFWGGTFVSGRMLSDHVAPCSAAFLRFSVAGISLLLLTWKTEGRLPPLEKEQLLPVILLGLTGVFSYNIFFFKGLKLISAGRASLIIAINPVFITLLSAFFFRERLNALKLTGIFLSVTGAVVVISRGDLSGIMGGGLGWGELMIFGCVASWVTFSLIGKTVLSGLSPLVSITYAATVGAAALFVPAYMEGVTGNLFHYSGADWFNIVYLGLFGTVAGFVWYYQGIKSIGPTRAGLFINFVPISAILLAFIILNEPVTASLFVGALLVSSGVWLTNTNFERKTAPVTSEREATG from the coding sequence ATGCTGATTTACGTTAAACTGCTTCTGACCGCCCTGTTCTGGGGCGGCACATTTGTTTCCGGAAGAATGCTTTCCGATCATGTTGCCCCCTGCTCCGCAGCATTTCTGCGGTTTTCCGTTGCGGGCATTTCCCTTTTGCTGCTGACCTGGAAAACGGAAGGCCGCCTGCCGCCGCTGGAAAAGGAACAGTTGCTTCCGGTCATCCTTCTGGGGCTGACCGGCGTTTTTTCATACAACATCTTTTTCTTCAAAGGGCTGAAGCTCATCAGCGCAGGCCGGGCCTCCCTGATCATCGCCATCAATCCCGTCTTCATCACCCTGCTTTCCGCCTTTTTTTTCAGGGAACGGCTGAATGCCCTGAAACTTACGGGCATTTTCCTATCTGTGACCGGAGCCGTTGTTGTCATTTCCAGGGGTGATCTGTCCGGGATTATGGGCGGCGGACTGGGGTGGGGCGAGCTGATGATCTTCGGATGTGTCGCAAGCTGGGTGACCTTTTCCCTGATCGGAAAGACCGTACTCTCCGGCCTCTCCCCCCTGGTGTCGATCACTTATGCCGCAACAGTCGGGGCCGCCGCCCTCTTTGTTCCGGCCTATATGGAGGGGGTGACGGGCAACCTGTTTCATTACAGCGGCGCGGACTGGTTCAATATCGTGTATCTGGGGCTTTTCGGCACGGTGGCGGGATTTGTATGGTATTATCAGGGCATTAAATCCATCGGTCCGACCCGGGCCGGGCTGTTCATCAATTTTGTGCCCATCAGCGCCATTTTGCTGGCGTTTATCATTCTCAACGAGCCGGTGACGGCGTCCCTGTTTGTCGGGGCACTGCTGGTCAGCTCCGGGGTCTGGCTGACCAACACCAATTTTGAACGGAAGACAGCGCCGGTCACTTCGGAAAGAGAGGCGACGGGGTGA
- a CDS encoding ORF6N domain-containing protein, whose protein sequence is MNHQAIEISGTEIPVIEYRNERVITFKNIDRVHQRPEGTARKRFNDNKNRFVEGEAFFNVPYEEWSEILCVRNSDAQNNRRNFIRFVTERGYLLLVKSFTDDLAWEVQKRLIDGYFRAKAYEQTRSEFSESSSGLSGELFDRSVDRFEKALKAVTLMGISGRQEALLTANRITRETTGVDLADIIRPELKKSAPLRTGNLPCIPSVTESELIRFAELWHAEYGSRSVLTRQLCELTEGTDIQIPPGRCDTRFQKIKFGKMLSKPDGHQVGHYRITGAGKKRNLRLWRLKRADDK, encoded by the coding sequence ATGAATCATCAGGCCATCGAAATTTCCGGCACAGAGATTCCCGTCATCGAATACAGGAATGAGCGGGTGATTACCTTCAAAAATATTGACCGGGTGCATCAGCGGCCCGAAGGGACGGCAAGAAAGCGGTTCAATGATAATAAAAACAGATTTGTTGAAGGGGAAGCTTTTTTCAATGTGCCCTATGAGGAATGGTCAGAAATTCTGTGCGTCCGAAATTCGGACGCACAGAATAACAGGCGGAATTTTATACGTTTTGTTACAGAGCGCGGCTACCTGCTTCTGGTCAAATCCTTTACAGACGATCTTGCATGGGAAGTTCAAAAACGGCTCATTGACGGATATTTCCGTGCAAAAGCATACGAACAAACCCGGTCCGAATTTTCGGAATCGTCATCCGGCCTGAGCGGAGAGCTGTTTGACCGCAGTGTGGACCGGTTTGAAAAGGCACTGAAAGCGGTGACGCTCATGGGAATCAGCGGCAGACAGGAAGCCCTGCTCACAGCCAACCGCATCACCAGGGAGACCACCGGCGTTGATCTGGCTGACATCATCCGGCCGGAGCTGAAGAAAAGCGCCCCGCTGAGAACCGGGAACCTCCCGTGCATCCCGTCCGTCACCGAATCCGAACTGATCAGATTTGCCGAGCTGTGGCATGCCGAATACGGCAGCCGCTCGGTGCTGACACGCCAGCTGTGCGAGCTGACCGAAGGTACGGATATTCAGATTCCCCCGGGCCGCTGCGACACGCGCTTTCAAAAGATAAAATTCGGCAAAATGCTCTCAAAACCGGACGGCCATCAGGTCGGCCATTACCGCATCACCGGAGCGGGCAAAAAAAGAAATCTGAGGCTCTGGCGGCTGAAACGGGCGGATGACAAATAG
- a CDS encoding CoA-binding protein, with translation MKTGKIITSDAEIRQILESCKTIAVLGASPKPARDSHKVARYLQAEGYKIIPVRPAQKEILGEPACPSLSDIAGPVDMVDAFRNARQIMAHVPEVIRLSPAVFWMQVGIENQEAAEQLIAAGIDVVMNRCTKTEHMRLVNEKIIL, from the coding sequence TTGAAAACAGGAAAGATCATCACATCCGATGCGGAGATCCGGCAGATCCTTGAGAGCTGTAAAACCATTGCCGTGCTGGGGGCCAGCCCCAAGCCTGCACGGGACTCCCACAAAGTGGCCCGCTATCTTCAGGCCGAAGGGTATAAAATCATCCCGGTCAGACCGGCCCAGAAGGAGATACTGGGCGAACCGGCCTGTCCGTCCCTCAGCGACATCGCCGGGCCGGTTGATATGGTGGATGCGTTCAGGAACGCCCGGCAGATCATGGCCCATGTGCCGGAGGTGATCCGGCTCAGTCCCGCAGTTTTCTGGATGCAGGTGGGGATAGAAAATCAGGAGGCTGCCGAACAACTGATCGCCGCAGGCATTGATGTGGTGATGAACCGGTGTACCAAGACAGAGCATATGAGACTGGTCAATGAGAAAATCATCTTATAG
- a CDS encoding amidohydrolase family protein — protein MPMTASHPRIRPVSTGTGVEIHRAGWVMATPQTLFRDGFVAVENGVIREVGHGRPTLSGPVTDHGPGTLMPGLINAHTHLELSALHGRLSLENGFQDWVRQLLITRESLGHEALVRGAESGISALRESGCVGVGEISTLGLTRDMLHVSGLSGVWFREYLGSELPADLRLRPETGECCSDALAGHAPHTTGPKLLRALRAATSAAGLPFSLHLDESADEVEFLTTGKGAWADFLTRRGIDFSDWGLPVKSPVLYAARMGILDRRTLVVHLIHARKGEFEVLKAHQVSVCLCPRSNSNLHNALPDLPGMLAAGLAPCVGTDSLASADSLSLFDEIRFTAGAFPSVSPATLLGMATLNGARALGLADRFGTLTPGKRGKFIYIPVTASGPSTLSEAIIHESSA, from the coding sequence ATGCCCATGACCGCATCCCATCCGAGAATCAGACCCGTCAGCACGGGGACCGGAGTTGAAATCCACCGGGCAGGCTGGGTGATGGCCACGCCGCAGACCCTCTTCCGTGACGGATTTGTGGCGGTGGAAAACGGGGTGATCCGCGAGGTGGGCCACGGCAGACCGACCCTTTCCGGCCCGGTGACCGACCACGGACCGGGTACGCTCATGCCGGGGCTGATCAACGCCCACACCCACCTGGAGCTGAGCGCCCTGCACGGCAGGCTCTCCCTGGAAAACGGATTTCAGGACTGGGTGCGGCAACTGCTCATCACCCGCGAATCCCTGGGACATGAGGCGCTGGTCCGGGGGGCCGAATCCGGGATCAGCGCGCTCAGAGAGTCCGGCTGCGTGGGCGTGGGCGAGATCTCCACCCTGGGGCTGACGCGGGATATGCTTCACGTCTCCGGCCTTTCGGGCGTCTGGTTCAGGGAATATCTGGGGAGCGAACTCCCGGCGGATCTGCGGCTGCGTCCGGAGACGGGGGAATGCTGTTCCGACGCCCTGGCCGGTCACGCGCCCCACACCACCGGCCCGAAACTGCTGCGCGCCCTCAGGGCCGCCACATCCGCGGCGGGCCTGCCCTTTTCCCTTCATCTGGACGAGTCCGCAGATGAGGTGGAATTTCTGACAACGGGAAAGGGGGCCTGGGCCGACTTTCTCACCCGGCGGGGAATTGATTTTTCCGACTGGGGACTGCCCGTAAAAAGCCCGGTCCTGTATGCGGCCCGGATGGGCATTCTGGACCGGCGGACCCTGGTCGTTCATCTGATTCACGCCCGGAAGGGGGAATTTGAGGTGCTGAAAGCGCATCAGGTGTCGGTCTGTCTCTGTCCCCGCAGCAACAGCAACCTGCACAATGCCCTGCCGGACCTGCCGGGAATGCTGGCGGCCGGACTGGCCCCGTGTGTCGGCACGGACAGCCTGGCCAGCGCGGATTCCCTGAGCCTGTTCGATGAGATACGGTTTACGGCCGGCGCATTTCCGTCGGTCTCACCGGCGACCCTGCTGGGCATGGCCACTTTGAACGGCGCGCGCGCCCTGGGGCTGGCAGACCGTTTCGGCACGCTGACCCCCGGAAAGCGCGGTAAATTTATCTACATACCGGTAACGGCTTCAGGGCCGTCAACCCTGTCGGAGGCAATTATTCATGAATCCTCAGCATAA